The Drosophila simulans strain w501 chromosome 3R, Prin_Dsim_3.1, whole genome shotgun sequence genome contains the following window.
AACCATCGCTGGTGGCGGTGTCATTCCGCACATACACAAGTCGCTGATCGGCAAGAAGGAGGAAACGGTGCAGGATCCGCAGCGGAAGGGCAACGTCATCCTGTCGCAGGCCTACTAAGCCTGTCGGCAATCGGACGCCTTCGGAACATGCAACACTAATGTTTAATTCAGATTTCAGCAGAGACAAGCTAACACACCGACGAGTTGTAATCATTTCTGTGCGCCAGCATATATTTCTTAAACACAACGTAATACATAATTATGTAATTCTAGCATCTCCCCAACACTCACAAGCATACaacatacaaacaaaaaatacaaacacacaaaacgtATTTACCCGCACGCATCCTTGGCGAGGTTGAgtatgaaacaaaaacaaaacttaatttaGAGCAAAGTAATTACacgaataaatttaataaaaactataataaAAACGCCAATCCTGTTATTTCCAAAAAACAAGACGAGATGATTGCGCTTGTGTCGATGAATGTATAGAATTGCAACTAGATGGTAATTAATTCCAGCTGTAAGAAGTACAAGTTTCTCATAATTGTGAGAAAAGTGCAGTAGTATCGCTTAAAGTTCAGTTTTAATCAGGGCATTTAGCAGCTCGAACCCACTGTATTTGTAAACCCAATAAACGTGTAAATGCCCAGAGCGACATATCACAACTGTAGCTTTTTATCCGAAAGATAATAATGAATAGACTGACGTTTTTCAAAATGCGTATTATTTCAAAGAAGatgtaatatatttcattgaaCAGCGAGCATTTACACAATAACTTGCTAAAGTAGACATTTTTTAGGATTAAGGAAGCAAGTAGCAACTACCTAGTGGATATGGAAAATGAGCTGTGGCCTAGCCCAGAAGATGGGGCTGAGCCCTCTGGACGTCGTCGCAACGCTCCTTAAGGTCCTCGGGATCCAGCTCCAGGCAGGCGCCCCACTCCACCAGGGTGATGCGATGGTCCTTGTTGGAGTCGCAGGACTCGAGGAAGGGTGCGATGCAGTGCTCGAGACTGACCAGCGGAGCACGGATGGGGAAGAGCTCGTGGCGCGAGACGGAGCGATCGGTGTCGCCGTCCAGGTCGCACCACTTCCACACGGCGGCGTTCGACCAGCGACGCGAGTTGTTGGTCTCCGCCTCCAGCTCCATCTGCATGTAGTGCTCGGTCAGCTCGTCGCGCTCGGCCAGGTCGCGCATCACGTTGAACAGCCAGTCGCGCATACGCCTGGGGAAGTCTTTCAGGTCCTCGCCCTCGCAGCTTCTGGGCTCGTGGCAAGCGCCGTAGTAGTCGATGTGCATGTGCGCGTTGTCCGGATTGGTGCAGCCGGGCTCTCCGCTGTCGCACCAGCAGCGCTGCTGATACACGGAGCAGTCCGACGGCCAGGTCTCGTTGGTGTTGGTGCAGACCAGGCGGCGGGTGTCCACCTCCTCGGGGCACTCCGGGATGCACACGCACTTGGGCTTCTCCTCCTGCATCTGGCAGATGCGGCCGGCTCCGCAGCTCATCGTCTCGCACGGATCCACCTCGACGACGGGATTGAGTAGATTGTGCTGCACTTCGGCCAGCCTGGAGGCTATCTCGTTCTCGCGCTCAATATCATTGATCTGCGAATGGAATTCAGTTAGCGcattaattgtaattgtgGTTTGGCTTGCGGCCACATGCCCTGCTCTTCTCCTCCAGCAGGCGCAGGAACTCCTCCTCGTTCTCATCGAGGTCCTCATCCAGCAGATCCGGGTCAAACTCCATGGAGGCCTGGACGTGGCTCACAGCCAGCAGGCCCAAGCCGAGCAGCAGCCAAAGGGAGCGCATCTCGAATGGCGATCTCAACTACAGGGATTTCAAGTAATGCATCtttaaaacttttcatttagaaatatattatatttagaCTATATTTGGCAACTAACAAAAGTcgctttataaataaagtacATTATCAAGTCATTGCGATTGGGAAAACCCAAATTACTTTGAGATTAGCTGTGGCCCTGGCCCAACTTCTGTTTCAAGGATTGGTTTGCGACTGTACCGCGTGCTGCGTCGTTACTGTACTCCACTGGCGATCTTGTAACGACCAACTTACGGGGTGGGTTTTACATCCACATCGCGTGCGGCGTCTTTTTGCTCATTGAAAACAATTGAAGAAGCCGCAAAAATCTTGCAGGGTTCAAAAGGTCAACGCGAATGTGGCgcgcagatacagatgcattTCCTTTTATgggcaattttatttatggatcTGAAGATCTTGTGGATCAACAAAGCCAACTCATTGATGGCGGAAGATGGCTACTGCAGATGTGGAGTTTTTAAAATAGAACGATGGCAATAGAAGCGAAACCAGGTGATGGATAAAATCTCAgaattttcaatgttttcctttcatttcctTTGCTTGCTGCACAAATATGTAGTTTTCTCGCTTTTCGCAACCGCaaatttgaaatatgtttgGATATTTGAGAATTTGGCGCATGTTGAACACATGTTGCGCAGTTCAAATCGTTTATGAAATCATCTATATATGCAGATGCTCCTATTGATGCGAATATACCTGATTACAGCTGACCCTAATCCTATTGCTAAACTCAAGCCGAATTTTCGTAATCATTTCAAGACGTCGCCCCAGTTCTATGCTTAAACTTAGTACATGTGCTATATGGCACATCATTGGTTGCCCAACGACACAGTTGGCTTATCAGGAGCCAGCCCGACTTGGTCCCACCGCCGCTTATCAGGATCGGTCGCTTCCGTTTTGGGTAGCGCAAGCAAGATGTGCTTAATCGTCGCTTTTGTGCCGCTGAGCATCAAGTCAAATGCGCAGCTATGTATCTGGCAATTGAGAAATGTATACGCGATCTCGCGGAATGGGGCTTCCAGGAATATCCGAGAGTGGGATGCTGCCGCAGTGCATTCCACATGttgcacacatatatatatatgtatatatccaaTATACTGCACAtgtgtttgtttaattatgcCGAGGAAACTAGAAACAATGACGTGATGCAGTTTCCAAGATGCAACGTTTGTGAATTGCGAGTGAAATTGGACCGAACGCAGATGCAATCTACTTGAATTGGCGGAAGTGCAGTTCGCAGTTGACCTTGCAAATCACTAGACTAACTATTGCTCCTGGTAAACTCTCTTAGGAACTCTCAGTTCTGACCAATTAACTGGCCAATTTCATCGAAAATTAAGTCCAATTGATTGACTATTTGCCAATAAGCAAGGAACATTGAACTTGAGCAACTCGAGCCAGAGCTGAGCTTGCAGAAATTTGAGGAACAAgcaaagtatctgtatctgtatcagTCGCACACTTGTTTTGTCAATCCGATTACGACACTCAATCCTTTGTTTCACTGGGCGAGAGTACTCACTGTGCGTTTAATGAAAAGTGTTTCCCTTCAAATGTCTAATCGCGTTGGCGGATGGCAGGCGACTGTTTGCCTGTGGAAAAGCTTCGGAATGATTACGGATCGCCAAAGTGGAGCATGGAGCATTGCCCATGGTTTTGAGGTCGCCTCCAACGTGTTGGCTCCCAACATGTTCGCTTTGAATAAAAACACTGATTGCTTCGATTTCGGCAGCTCTTTTTTATTGGTCTCTTGCTTGTaaacacataaaataaatggaGTCCTCTTCTACATACCTCATAGGTTATGGAAAACTTGAGCTCTGGTCTTTTGAAACAGGCCACTCCAGCGATGCTCCggggtgtttttttttgtttggaaaagAAATAGTTTGTTTGCTTAGAAAAGCGTAATAAAGATTCGATAACATGCTACACATAAGGTAGAAACTTAAGAGCACTTATAAAAACTTTAGTATATCCTAGATGAGATCCGTTACTAACTTACCTTACGAATTAACTTTGTCTCAAGCGTTTAATGGCTTAGTTTGTAGAGTAGAgtatgtttaaaattagagcgaaatttgtttgttaacTAAATATAGTTTATGCTATCGCTAAAGAGAAAGAGACTTACATAACGGCAGCTAAAACAAATACATAgtgttgtttttaatttgtatttatttaaaataaatatgcgtATGGGTTTTCATAGAGTTCGGTTAAGTGATAAATTGTATCTCGATAATGCAGCATAACGAATCTTGCAAATTGTGGACTAGACCTCTCTTATATCAGTACTgcattatatataaagatcAATTCAAAGCCCTTGGCGTGCACTACAGCTTAAATATAGGAGAGAGTCGAGAATAAATCGTAAGTCTAGTTAATCCGAAAGCATATACATTTTcttagcatttttttttttttttgggtatatGCCATGGTATACAAATAAGAAGAGATATATGTACTGGATAAATTAACATCGTGTGAGACGAGATAAGAAACCTTTAACATCAATACATTATATAAGTGTCCGATTCTTGCTTCTTGTAAGAATTGACATTTGTTTTGATATCATCTCTTGTGTACATTGATAGTTAAGGCCACGCCAGTCAGCCCTGCGTATGATTTGATTTGAGTCGGGATTCGGCTTCGGTTCGCTTCGCATTCTTATATTCTTgtttcttgtgtttttttttgtttggacgTATCTTCTTATTTGAATGGTTTAGGTAATACATAGGCATCTACGATTAAACTACTTGTTTTGGGCCAATAAGCTCAGGCTACAGCTCCGTGATTTATGTCTAATTAATTGATCATGATTGGCAATTGTTCCTCCATCCTCCAACATTGCACAATCCTTCACCTTGTTTTACAGAGAGAGGATAAGATTTGAATAGAGAgctttttgtaattttgtatCGTATTTGGGCATGTTCTACGATTCAGAGTTTCATAATTATGTCTAGAGTAATTCGAACTGGAGAAGAGCTCGCTCCTCGCAATACGTTGTataaaatagttatatatagTCTGCCATAGCTTAGGTCAATCGTAGGGTAATCAATGGTATAGCTTAAGTGTAGAGTAAAATCGTAGTAAGTTGTCCTATGATAGAGAGACAATGCGTTAAGTTTCCTGCTTAGTAACTCTAAGCGAGTGTGGCCTAGCTTATGAACGAGCTTACTAAAGAGTGTCTTGATTCTTGAGCTTTAGCCGCCCAAAGAGCATCTAAATCAAAGAGAATTTTAGACATTAGTAATTACAAATAAACATGTACTTCAGACGTAGTGCATCAATGGCGAGTAGTATATGCGTATATGGGTATATTGGTGGCAAGACGTATTTGAGGTAGCTCTTATGCATAGGCCACATTCAAAAGAAACGACTTATGGCGGGTACGGCTACTCACCCAATCTAGCGGCGATACTTGCTGTTGGCACTGCCTCCAGTGGCCACGGAGCCATTGGATACGCCCACAGCCTTGGCCCCAGTTGACGGCGGAACGCTTCCATTAGGCGGCAGTGGCCCAGCGTTGTAGCCAGGATATGCTGGTGGTTGAGGAGTGTCTACAATTAGTAGCTGTTCAAAATTACAGGTCTTTAATAATGGATTATACCTACGGTAGCTGTTGGGCGGACCTGTCGAGTAAGGATTCATGCGGTTTGCATTCATATTGTTGTGCTTGGATGGTCCGCCTCCGTAGTTTTGCTGATAGCCAGAGCCGAAATTTGGTTGTGGTgttggctgctgttgctgagaCTGCTGCTGGTGGGATGGAGGAGCTGCACCCGGCACTGGGGGCGGCATGTTCCAGTTACCTGGAGCCGGCGGCGGTGGTCCATTGTGACCCATGGGTGGTGGCACTGCTCCAACCGGCGGCATCTGTTGCACTGGTGGAGGACAACCCCACTGGTTGGCGTGCCACTGCTGGGCACCCggtggtgggggtggtggtgcattCCAGCCATTTTGTTGCGGCGGCGGATAGGGACCCCAGCCGTTCATCTGCTGCGGCGGTGGCTGCTGGTAGTAGGGCGGCATAGCCGGCGGAGGTGGTCCCCAGTAGTTGAAGTTTGGT
Protein-coding sequences here:
- the LOC6729787 gene encoding SPARC, with the protein product MRSLWLLLGLGLLAVSHVQASMEFDPDLLDEDLDENEEEFLRLLEEKSRINDIERENEIASRLAEVQHNLLNPVVEVDPCETMSCGAGRICQMQEEKPKCVCIPECPEEVDTRRLVCTNTNETWPSDCSVYQQRCWCDSGEPGCTNPDNAHMHIDYYGACHEPRSCEGEDLKDFPRRMRDWLFNVMRDLAERDELTEHYMQMELEAETNNSRRWSNAAVWKWCDLDGDTDRSVSRHELFPIRAPLVSLEHCIAPFLESCDSNKDHRITLVEWGACLELDPEDLKERCDDVQRAQPHLLG